The following are encoded in a window of Salmo trutta chromosome 9, fSalTru1.1, whole genome shotgun sequence genomic DNA:
- the LOC115199630 gene encoding E3 ubiquitin-protein ligase NEURL3, whose translation MVKEMVSRSLESEPEHICGPHCLGPLTFHKEVVGALVSLSQGARRADRTGVTFRHGLVFSSRTVRPQERVHLRVELCKLTWHGAMRVGFTNVLPIARALPSLAIPDLTDLPGHWAAPVPETCCLPGSELEFWVSNGGTVYFRSANSRKNSRKHKLLKGVDLSRPLWAMIDVYGQTCSVLLLGSEKKEFLGNQKSCPAPQRRSSCSALQRHTLLNIDNHVNVRQICDDSHDSYLLPRPATKQTSDCESVEDCAVCMSQKACISLQCGHQCLCLQCATRVIQEFGNCPLCRQNIKSFLQTK comes from the exons ATGGTGAAGGAGATGGTCAGCAGAAGCCTTG AGTCTGAGCCAGAACACATTTGTGGACCCCACTGCCTGGGCCCCTTGACCTTCCATAAGGAGGTGGTGGGGGCCTTGGTGAGCCTGAGCCAGGGAGCCAGGCGGGCAGACAGGACTGGGGTCACCTTCAGACACGGCCTGGTGTTCAGCAGCCGCACGGTACGGCCCCAGGAGAGGGTGCATCTACGAGTGGAGTTGTGCAAGCTGACCTGGCATGGAGCCATGCGTGTGGGCTTCACCAATGTGCTTCCTATTGCCAGAGCCCTGCCCTCCCTGGCCATCCCAGACCTCACAGACCTCCCTGGCCACTGGGCCGCTCCTGTGCCTGAGACTTGCTGCCTGCCAGGCTCAGAGCTGGAGTTCTGGGTCTCCAATGGCGGTACAGTGTATTTCAGGAGTGCCAACAGCCGAAAAAACAGCCGAAAACACAAACTGCTGAAGGGAGTGGACCTCAGCCGTCCCCTGTGGGCCATGATTGACGTGTATGGGCAGACCTGCTCTGTGCTCTTACTGG GGTCGGAGAAGAAAGAGTTTTTGGGGAATCAAAAGTCCTGTCCTGCTCCTCAACGGCGTTCCTCCTGTTCTGCTCTTCAGAGACACACCTTGCTCAATATTGACAACCATGTGAATGTGAGACAGATTTGTGATGACAGTCATGACAGCTATCTTCTTCCCCGTCCAGCGACTAAGCAGACATCAG ATTGTGAGAGCGTGGAGGACTGTGCAGTGTGTATGAGCCAGAAGGCCTGTATCAGCCTGCAGTGTGGCCACCAGTGCCTGTGTCTCCAGTGTGCCACCAGAGTGATCCAGGAGTTTGGAAACTGCCCTCTGTGTCGCCAGAACATCAAGAGCTTCCTGCAAACTAAATGA